The following is a genomic window from Candidatus Latescibacterota bacterium.
AGGAGTCCGAAGCCCAGATCGTCCGAAAAGTCTTTGAGCAATACACCCGGGGCAACGAGGGATCGAGTGCTATCGCCCTCCAGCTCAACAAGAGCGGTTACCGCACACGCAAGGGCAACAAGTTTTCCCGTAAAGCGATTTTAGACATGCTTCGCAGTCCATTCTACGTCAGCCGATTCCGCTGGCAAAAAGAGGAATTCGAGAGCGACCATGAATCCATCGTCTCGGACGCGACATTCGAGGCGGCTCAGAAAATTCTCGCCAAACGGTCCAGTGAATCCACAGGCAAGCGTTGGCAGAACCAGAGTGAGCGGATTCTCACCGGTCTGATGCGATGCAGCCGCTGCAACTCGGTGATGTTCGGTGTGTCCGGAAATGCCCGAGGGAAGAAGGTCGCCTACTACGCATGTCGGAAACGGCTGGCGACAAAGGACTGTGATCAAGACTACGTCCGGGCCGACAAGATCGAAGAAAAGATCCTCAGCGATATTCAGGCCATCTTCCAAGACGAGGCCCTGCTCACTGAGGTTTGGGAGGCAGCCCAAGCGAAGCTCACGGCCACCCGACCCGGCATTGACACTGAGATCGAAGCCACCCAGAAGCAGCGGCAGAAGAGCCAGGCCGCACTTCAGCGCTATTTCACGGCCTTCGAGGCCGGGACGATGGATCCGACCACCTGCAACGAGAGGGTGGCCGAACTGACGACTCAGATTCGTCAACTTGATGAGAAGCTCCTCGACCTCAACCGGGAACGGGAGGAATTGGATCTCCCGGCCCTCCAGACCGAGTTCATCCAGGAGATCCTCACGAACCTCCATGGCGTCGTGGAAGCC
Proteins encoded in this region:
- a CDS encoding recombinase zinc beta ribbon domain-containing protein, with product MRCSRCNSVMFGVSGNARGKKVAYYACRKRLATKDCDQDYVRADKIEEKILSDIQAIFQDEALLTEVWEAAQAKLTATRPGIDTEIEATQKQRQKSQAALQRYFTAFEAGTMDPTTCNERVAELTTQIRQLDEKLLDLNREREELDLPALQTEFIQEILTNLHGVVEAVPPAQKKHLLQLLVEKVLIKDKCTFSVWYRLPQFPEGVRTLSLLVAPRGLEPLLPP